The DNA sequence AATGCCTCCTCATGGCTCGGCTGGTTATCCGGGTCCCAATCTACATATGCAAGACTCCAAAAAAATGTCTTATATCCCAGTTCTTTTGCAATCTTAAGATTATTTTCGCTGTACTTTCCCTGAGGTGGGCGATAATACTTCTTCATTGGTTCCCCCATCGTCTGCTCGTATAAGGTTTCTAACTCCCCTAACTCCTTGGAAAAAGCTTCTTTATCCATCGCCGACATATCCGGATGATGATAACTATGGTTTCCTACTATATGACCTTCCGCCACCATACGCTTTACCAGTTCCGGACTGGTCGACAAGTAATTTCCTACAATAAAAAAAGTAGCTTTCGCATTATGCTTCTTCAATGCATCCAAAATTGCCGGTGTATTTCCATTTTCATATCCACAATCAAAAGTTAAATATAGTACCTTGTCTTCCGTATCCTTCGCATAATACGCATCATATTTTGCTAATTCCTCCATCGACGCATTTGCCACTGGCAACTTTCCTTCCTCCCTAAAACTCAATCCCCAATTTCCCTCCGAAGACTGTATGGCTGATGTACCTGCCACATCTACTGCTCTTGCTGCAAAATGCCCCGCAAAAAAAGCTACTACAAAAATCAGCACTATCTTCGCCAAGCTCTTCTTCTCCTTATTCACACGCAAACTCCAACATTTTTTCTATAATTATATTCCATCTACCATGCGAATATTATTGATATATTTATCCCAAAACTGCTATAATGTTTTGGAAACAACAACATAGGGAGGAATTCATATGACATCTAAAATCGATACTGTCATTTTCGACTTAGACGGTACTTTATTAAATACATTAACAGACCTAACCAATAGTGTAAACTATGCGCTAGAACAATACCAATTACCTACTCACTCAGAGGACGCTGTGCGCCGTATGGTTGGAAATGGTATTTATGTACTATTTGAAAAGGCTATTCCAAACGGACGAAACTTTCCTGAATACGACAACTGTGTAAAAACATTTCAGAAACACTATGAATTACATAAAAAAGATTTTACCCAGCCTTTTCCCGGAATTATGGACTTGCTAAAACAGTTATCCACTCAAAGCTACAAACTTGCCATAGTTTCCAACAAATTCGACCAGGCAGTAAAAGAATTGTGTAAAGACTTTTTCACACCATATATCTCAATTGCAATTGGCGAATCGAAGGAAATTGCCCGAAAACCGGCACCGGATACTGTATTTGAGGCTATGAAAGAACTTGGTTCTGCACCGGAAACCTGTATCTATGTGGGGGATTCTGATGTAGATATTGCAACGGCAAATAATTCCGGAATTCCTTGCATTAGTGTAACCTGGGGATTCCGCGACCTAGACTTTCTTATCCAACATGGTGGTACACATTTTGCCAATAACACAGATGACATTATAGATATTCTTTCTAAGTGGAGTTAATGGTTTTATTCTCTTTCCTTTACCATTTTAAACATTTGCACACGGTTCCGGATTCCTAACTTGCGGTAGATATTCAGGATATGTTTTTTTAACGTATTAACACTAATGGAAAGTTCTTCACACAATTGATTGTTGTCCTTCCCCTGCATCAACAAACGCAGTATCATGTGTTCTCGCCTGGTAAGTCCATATTTTTCTGCCGCTTCCGTAACCGTTAATTTTTCTTTTCCCGTATTACATTCCTGCCGGTCACGATACAGTCGATAAGAAAGATGATCCTTCAACAAATCCAACAGAAAAATATCATCATATTGGAAATTATCTTTTCCAATGGTACGATAAAAGGTAATTATACCAAGAAATTCTTTATCCTTTCCCAATATCATTTGAAGGGAATAATGCCAATTATTTGGTCGATATACCTTCTTATAATACTCTGTTTCCACACGTTTCTCATCTGAGATAATATCAGTTTCCCGATAGACCAAACTTTTTCCACTGTACATAATTTCTCTACTGTTTCCAAGTTCTTCATAATTTTCAGACTGATCCTCATCACAATTATACATCACCGGTTCTATTAGTTTTCCCTCTTTTTCCTTCGAAGCAAGATAAAAATCAGCACTG is a window from the Roseburia sp. 499 genome containing:
- the pdaA gene encoding delta-lactam-biosynthetic de-N-acetylase; this translates as MNKEKKSLAKIVLIFVVAFFAGHFAARAVDVAGTSAIQSSEGNWGLSFREEGKLPVANASMEELAKYDAYYAKDTEDKVLYLTFDCGYENGNTPAILDALKKHNAKATFFIVGNYLSTSPELVKRMVAEGHIVGNHSYHHPDMSAMDKEAFSKELGELETLYEQTMGEPMKKYYRPPQGKYSENNLKIAKELGYKTFFWSLAYVDWDPDNQPSHEEAFDKLLKRVHPGAIVLLHNTSKTNREILDELLTKWEEMGYTFRSLEELTGA
- a CDS encoding HAD family hydrolase; the encoded protein is MTSKIDTVIFDLDGTLLNTLTDLTNSVNYALEQYQLPTHSEDAVRRMVGNGIYVLFEKAIPNGRNFPEYDNCVKTFQKHYELHKKDFTQPFPGIMDLLKQLSTQSYKLAIVSNKFDQAVKELCKDFFTPYISIAIGESKEIARKPAPDTVFEAMKELGSAPETCIYVGDSDVDIATANNSGIPCISVTWGFRDLDFLIQHGGTHFANNTDDIIDILSKWS
- a CDS encoding response regulator transcription factor produces the protein MKTLETNDWMILNSIIYKIYTTENSLTMRQQLLEQMKMVLDFDSADFYLASKEKEGKLIEPVMYNCDEDQSENYEELGNSREIMYSGKSLVYRETDIISDEKRVETEYYKKVYRPNNWHYSLQMILGKDKEFLGIITFYRTIGKDNFQYDDIFLLDLLKDHLSYRLYRDRQECNTGKEKLTVTEAAEKYGLTRREHMILRLLMQGKDNNQLCEELSISVNTLKKHILNIYRKLGIRNRVQMFKMVKERE